Proteins from a single region of Bombus vancouverensis nearcticus chromosome 5, iyBomVanc1_principal, whole genome shotgun sequence:
- the 14-3-3zeta gene encoding tyrosine 3-monooxygenase/tryptophan 5-monooxygenase activation protein zeta isoform X4, with the protein MSVDKEELVQRAKLAEQAERYDDMAAAMKAVTETGVELSNEERNLLSVAYKNVVGARRSSWRVISSIEQKTEGSERKQQMAKEYREKVEKELREICYDVLGLLDKYLIPKASNAESKVFYLKMKGDYYRYLAEVATGETRNAVVDDSQRAYQDAFEISKSKMQPTHPIRLGLALNFSVFYYEILNSPDKACQLAKQR; encoded by the exons ATGTCCGTCGATAAGGAGGAATTGGTTCAGCGTGCAAAGCTCGCCGAGCAGGCAGAAAGGTACGATGATATGGCAGCCGCGATGAAGGCAGTCACCGAAACAGGAGTCGAGTTATCGAACGAGGAAAGGAACTTGTTGTCGGTAGCGTACAAGAATGTCGTTGGTGCAAGACGTAGCTCGTGGCGAGTCATCTCCTCCATCGAGCAGAAAACCGAAGGTTCTGAGCGCAAACAGCAGATGGCCAAGGAATATAGGGAAAAGGTTGAGAAGGAGCTGCGTGAAATCTGTTATGACGTATTG GGACTCCTTGATAAGTACCTGATCCCTAAGGCTAGTAATGCCGAGAGTAAAGTATTCTACCTCAAGATGAAGGGCGACTACTACAGGTATCTCGCAGAAGTCGCTACCGGAGAAACCAGAAATG CCGTGGTAGACGACAGTCAGAGGGCATACCAGGATGCGTTCGAAATCAGCAAGTCAAAGATGCAGCCTACCCACCCGATCAGGCTAGGTCTCGCCCTGAACTTCTCCGTTTTCTATTACGAAATCCTCAACTCTCCAGACAAGGCCTGCCAGCTGGCCAAACAG CGGTAG